From Corticium candelabrum chromosome 9, ooCorCand1.1, whole genome shotgun sequence:
CCTCTTTTGTCCAGCCGTTTCATCAATAATCTGAGAGAAACGAAAATAGCTAAGCATAACAGGTAACGTTGTACGCTCTATGATAGCTCTACCTCTTCTCTTTTCTGATTTTCGATACTACACGTCTGATTTCTCTCAACTTGTAACCCACAATCTTGTTTTCCTGCACAGTAACACACGAAGTCTTGAAGGTGTATGGGCCCCCGTTGATGCTCAGACGTTAGAACGGTTAGAAGACAATTGCACTTACGTGTTCGATTTCTCTACATTTCTCGCTTAACACGTTGTACTTTCTTGCATATCTTTCTGCAAGAAAAGCAGTCGCCATGTTTTGAACGCATGCGCACAATCAATATTTGTGACACCGGTTGTGAATACGGGTACCTATAGCAACTTATGCTGCAACACTTTTAACTACTCAGTATCTCTCAGTTTTTGCCATTTGCCCTTGGCCTTTATCTGAAAGTGTGAAAGAACTAGTCCGCGTACCCAACAACCCGCTGCGAGAGGTCTAGCTTGACGCCCAACTCTAATTGGTTACCATGTCGTTGACTGAAGACCAGAAGCGGCGTATGAAGGAAAACAAAGCGAGAGCTCAAGCCAAACTCGAGGAGAGCAGACAACAGGCTGTCACAAAAGTGCCTGCTCCGTTTCGAGTCGAGACAACGTCTGGTCGTCGTCCGGCTGCTCCACAGGCCGTTAGAACCAAAGGCAATATGTCACGCACGTGGAGAAAACAATTTCCGTATCGAGCGCGCGAGAAACATCGCAATTATTCGAATTCGAAGTTCCCCGCCAAATACTCGGGTTTCAACAAATCGATTGGACGACCAACGTTTGACGTAAATTGTGCTCTGACGGATTACAGGCGATTTAGAATTGAATGCGGTTTTAACGAGTGTGTGGTGGCAGTTTGTAGAAACACAAAGGGTAGCACTTTCAATGCTGCTTCTAAAACGTGGTCGATTGGACTAGAAGATCATGCTGATTTCATCGAGCAGCTGAGCAAACATGATGAAATTAAAGTGTGTCCTCTTCCAGCTTGGATTGTAGCTACATTTCAAGGGACACAGCAGTCAGCAATCTCAGCAGTTGATTTCGATTCAATAGACAAGAATCTGGTTGCCACTTTGATGCCTTTTCAGAAGGAAGGAGTGGAATTTGGTATTAGAAACAAAGGAAGAGTGTTGATAGCTGATGATATGGGTTTAGGTAAAACAATTCAAGCAATCGGTATAGCTAGTTATTATTGTCGAGACTGGCCCCTGCTTATTATTTGTCCATCATCTGTACGAATGATGTGGGCTGATGCATTAGTTCGTTGGCTACCTTCATTGGAGCATCAGGATATTATCGTTGCTTTCAACACAAAAACCGATCTTTCATCTGGACTTGTTACTATTGTCAGTTATGATCTCGCTGTGAGACTACAAGATAAGTTACGAGCAAGAGGCTTTCAGATTGTTATCGCAGATGAAAGTCACTGTCTCAAGAATTACAAAGCTTTACGATCTAGTGTGTGTCTCCCTTTGCTGAAATCATCAAAGAGAACAATTCTTTTGTCTGGCACGCCTGCTCTGTCTCGTCCTTCTGAATTATTCACACAAATTGAAGCTGTGGCACCCAAGTTGTTTCCATCTTTTATCCAGTTTGGAGTAAGGTACTGCAATGGACACAAGAGTCATTTTGGTTGGGATTTCAGTGGATCATCAAATTTGGAGGAACTTCAGCTGCTACTGGAAGAGAAGGTGATGATTCGACGTTTAAAAGCATGTGTCTTATCACAATTGCCCGACAAGTTTCGTCAGGTGGTCAAACTGGATCCGAGTCTTGTGAAGGTGAATAAGATCAAGCAAGCAGAGGAAGAGTTCATGAGAGCCACCCAGTCGAAGAGATCAGAGAAGCACAGTGCTTTACTCAACTTCTATAGTAGTACTGCGGAAGCAAAGTGCTCTGCTGTTGTGGACTATATTTCAGATTTGATGGAGAGCGGATCAAAAGTTCTCATTTTTGCTCACCACCAACGTGTGATGGATGCTGTGTGTAACACTTTAGATTCTAAAAAGTATGATTATATTCGTATTGATGGTAAAACTGCAGGTGAAGATAGACTTCCATTGTGTGAGAAATTTCAACAGATTTCTACAGTTATGGCAGCCGTGTTGTCGGTGACAGCAGCTAACACTGGGATTAATCTAACCGCGGCTTCTCTTGTGGTATTTGCTGAGCTCTACTGGAATCCTGGAGTGTTGATCCAGGCTGAGGATCGAGTTCATCGGATCGGGCAAAAGAACTCGGTCAACATTCGTTACCTGATTGCATCAGGAACAGCCGATGATTACATGTGGCATCTGCTTCAAACAAAATTGAATGTTCTAGGAAAGGCTGGTCTTAGTAAGGATGATTTTCGTCAGTCtgattatgagatgcatcttaATTCTAAACAGAAAACCATAGAGCAGTATTTGGAAGGGTGGGAAACAGGAGGAGACAAGAAGTCTTTGTCTAGTAATGAAGATGATGGGAGCGAGTGGTTTATGGATGACGAATTCCTTGAAGGCTTGGGAGAACTACCAGATGAGCCAGATACGAAAAGACCTCGGTTGCAAGATCACCATGGACACGtatagtgtggtgtgtggtgttaTCACGCCCAACTTTATATTGTGTACAAAGCTGTCGGTAACAACTAGACGTATGTGTATGACAAGGCGATTGTAAATGCAATAAATGTCTATTATTGTTGGAGCTGTCACCGCTACCTGTAATCTGAGCCACGTGGTCAGTTTTGACTGGGCAGATTAGAACAAATTTAACAAATGATGTCTTTGAAATTGACCTAGTTTAATTCTACCGAAGTTACCAGTAGCCATATTTTACAAAAGATACAGtgacctgcctgcctgcctgcatgcacgctgtatcctaataaaataacctgcctgtctgtctgcctgtctcaataatatatatttttataaattgaGCTAATACGTGGGAATAAGCTAATGGAAAAATCTAGTGACCCAGtgtttgcttgcctgcctgtctgtccgtccgtccacttgtctgtctgtctgtctgtgtgtaggtatgtatgtatgtatgtatatatgtgtgtacGTACTGAGGAGTTTGAGGTGTACACTTCAAAAGAATTTTTAGGTAAGACTGTAGTTCACTGTATTAGTAAATGCCATTTACTACTGTCATACACCTTAGTTTAGTAGCATGTTGCGTGCTAATACTCGCAGTGTTTTCTCTTCTACATGTCGCGTCCTGTTCTGCCCTCCGCGGTTGGTGATTTGGTCGTGTGTAGGAGCTGTATGTCGACTCTAGAAGAACTTCGCGCTCCTGCTGCGTATCTCTTTCTGGTCTACGCGTCGTGCTTCTTACTTTACATTGTCGTGCCAGGCCGAAGGGTGAGCGGCTACGTACGAAATGCGAGAGGGAAACCTTTGCTGTACAGACTGAACGGTTTACGAGTCTTTCTCCTTACTATCTGTGTGACTGGCTGCGCTTGTTATTTATCCAACACATCGTTTACACTTGCAAGTTCCCACCGAATGAGTTGTTGTGTGTGGGCGTGCCTTCTGGGCTTGGTGGTGTCCTCATTGTTTTACCTAAAGGGGCCCTTTGAAGAACACATGTCGGCTCATTCTGTTCCTGCATCGAGGGACGTCGGAGATTTCAAGAATTTTCGTAAAGCTGCCAGAATATTTTTCAATGGGTGGGAATTGAATCCTTGCTTGGGACTGATTGACTTCAAAATGTTCTTCTACCTGGCAGGAGCAACGATGCTGGAGATAAATGTGTTGTCGGGATTGGTTTATCACTACTCTACGTTTCAGGAGATATCTTGGCCGTTGATTGT
This genomic window contains:
- the LOC134183866 gene encoding SWI/SNF-related matrix-associated actin-dependent regulator of chromatin subfamily A-like protein 1, with the translated sequence MSLTEDQKRRMKENKARAQAKLEESRQQAVTKVPAPFRVETTSGRRPAAPQAVRTKGNMSRTWRKQFPYRAREKHRNYSNSKFPAKYSGFNKSIGRPTFDVNCALTDYRRFRIECGFNECVVAVCRNTKGSTFNAASKTWSIGLEDHADFIEQLSKHDEIKVCPLPAWIVATFQGTQQSAISAVDFDSIDKNLVATLMPFQKEGVEFGIRNKGRVLIADDMGLGKTIQAIGIASYYCRDWPLLIICPSSVRMMWADALVRWLPSLEHQDIIVAFNTKTDLSSGLVTIVSYDLAVRLQDKLRARGFQIVIADESHCLKNYKALRSSVCLPLLKSSKRTILLSGTPALSRPSELFTQIEAVAPKLFPSFIQFGVRYCNGHKSHFGWDFSGSSNLEELQLLLEEKVMIRRLKACVLSQLPDKFRQVVKLDPSLVKVNKIKQAEEEFMRATQSKRSEKHSALLNFYSSTAEAKCSAVVDYISDLMESGSKVLIFAHHQRVMDAVCNTLDSKKYDYIRIDGKTAGEDRLPLCEKFQQISTVMAAVLSVTAANTGINLTAASLVVFAELYWNPGVLIQAEDRVHRIGQKNSVNIRYLIASGTADDYMWHLLQTKLNVLGKAGLSKDDFRQSDYEMHLNSKQKTIEQYLEGWETGGDKKSLSSNEDDGSEWFMDDEFLEGLGELPDEPDTKRPRLQDHHGHV